The following DNA comes from Streptomyces globosus.
CGCTCCCGCAGCAGGGCCTTCAGGGTCTTCAGGCCGAACGGCAGCACGTCGGTGATCTCGTACGCGGTCGCGTACGGCGTCGCGCGCAGCTCGTCCGCGGTGACGTAGGCGATCGTCGGGTCGATGAGCCGGCCCCCGAGCCGGCCGGCGACCTCGGCGACGAGGTGCGAGCGGATGACGGCGCCGTCGGGCTCGTAGAGGTACCGGCCCACGGGCCCGACCGGGGGTGGCGGCAGCGGTCCGGCGGCGTGCAGGGAACGCGGCCCGGGCAGCAGGGTGGCGCGTACGGCGGGGCCGGCGCCGGGCGCGGCGCCCGCGGCCCCTTCGGCCGCCGTGCCGAACCACAGCACGGCCTCCTTCACGTCGCCGTGGTCGGAGATCCACTCGGCCTCGGCCCCCGCGGGGACGGCCTCGTGCGGGATTCCGGGGGCGATCTTGACGGCGCCGCAGGGGGCCGCGGCGGCCGCCCGGGCCGCCCAGGACAGCGGCGGCGAGTAGGCCTCCGGGTCGAAGACCCGGCCGCGGCCGCCGCGCCGGGCGGGGTCGACGAACACGGCGTCGTACCCGGAGGTGTCGACGGCCGCGACGTCCTCCTCGCGGACCTCGACCAGGTCGGCCAGGCCCAGCGCCGCGGCGTTGGCGCGGGCGACGGCCGCGGTCAGCGGGTCGCGGTCCACCGCCAGGACCCGGATGCCCCGCCGGGCCAGGGCCAGGGCGTCGCCGCCGATGCCGCAGCACAGGTCGGCGACGCTGCGCACGCCGAGGGCGGCGAGCCGGCCGGCGCGGTACGCGGCCACGGAGGCGCGGGTCGCCATCTCGGCGCCGCCGGGCGTGAAGTACATCCGGAAGGCGTCCTCCGCACCGAACTTCGCCACCGCGCGCTGCCGCAGCCGGGCCTGTCCGAGCGCGGCGGAGACGAGCGGGGCGGGGTGGTCGCGGCGCAGCCGGGTGGCGACGGCGAGCTCCTTGCCCGGGTCGTAGTCGCGGAGGGAGTCCAGGAGGGTGCGGCCCTCGGGGGTCAGGAGGGCGGCGAAGTCTTCGGGGGTCACCCGTTCATTGTCGGCCAGTGTGGGCCAGTCGGTTGAAGACCGCCCTCCGCTCCGCGGTGTCGGCGGGGCGGCGCGCGGGTGCGGTGCCAGGATGCGCTGCTATGCAGCTAGTACGACAAAAGGAACATAAGGCGCTTCATGGTCGCCGGTCGTCGGCCGGCCCCCTCGGCGGGCGGGCCGGTGTCGCGGCCGCCGCCCTGCTCGTCGCCGCCCTCGGCACGGCGTGCGGCTCCTCGAAGGACTCCGGCGCACCCGCCCCCGCCAAGTCCGGCAAGGGCGCCGAGGCGCCGGGCGCGGCCGGCGCGGCCGGCACCTACGCCGAGAAGCAGAAGGCCGCCCGGCTGGCGGTCGTCGCCGCGGCGAAGAAGTGGAAGCTCGACAAGCCGCCCCTCGTGGCCCCTCCGGCCCCCGAGGAGAAGCCGGAGATCACCACCCGCGACGGCTTCGAGGTCGACGGCCACGACGAACTCCCCCCGGTCTTCACCACCGTTCCGACCGAGGACAAGGTCGTCTTCCTGACGATCGACGACGGCGCGGAGAAGGACCCCGAGTTCCTGAGGATGATGCAGGAGCTGAAGATCCCGTACACGGCGTTCGTCAGCGACTACCTCATCCGCGACAACTACCCGTACTTCAAGGCCATGCAGGCCGCGGGCGTCACCCTGAACAACCACACCCTCAACCACCGGTACATGCCCGCGCTCTCCTACGAGAAGCAGCGCGAGGAGATCTGCGGCCAGCAGGACACCATCCAGAAGACCTTCGGCAAGCGCCCGACGCTCTTCCGGCCGCCGTACGGCAACTACAACGAGGACACCCTGCGCGCGGCAAAGTCCTGCGGCATCAAGGCCGTTCCGCTGTGGAACGCCGAAGGCTTCCCGAACCGGATGGACTACCGTGAATGGGACCGCGACCTGCATCCCGGAGATATCATCCTCACGCATTTCCGGGGGAGCGAGGACTGGAAGGGCACCATGCCCGACATGATCCGCCACGTCATGAAGACCGTCACGGACAAGGGTTACGCCGTGGCCCGCTTGGAGGACTACCTGTGAAGGACGCGCGCCGGCTGACGGCTGCCACACTCGCTGCCGGCGCGCTGGCGCTGTCCCTGGCGGGATGCGGGAACAGCGTGGACCCGATCGAGCGGCTGGGCCGCAACACCGCCCGGTCCGAGTCCTCCGCCCCGGCCGGGGACCAGGGGGCCGGGCCGGGCGCCTCCTCCCCGTCGGCCTCCGCGGCCGACGGCCAGGCGTACCGCAAGTGGGGGCTCGCCGCGCCCCTGGAGTACGCCCCCAAGCCGGCGCAGAAGCCGGCCCTGCCGCCCGGCGCGCCCGGGAAGGCGCAGGTCGTGGACCGAATACCCCTGCCCCCGGGCGAGAAGACCGTCTTCCTCACCTTCGACGACGGCGCCGAGAAGGACCCCGAGTTCCTGAAGATGGCGGCCGACCTCAGGCTGCCGATCAGCATGTTCCTCACGGACAGCGCCGCCTCGTCCGACTACGGGCACTTCGAGAAGCTCCGCGACAACGGCTCGGGCAGCACCGTGAACAACCACACGCTGACGCACCCGAACCTGCGGACCCTGCCCTTCGCCGCGCAGAAGAAGGAGATATGCGGTCAGCAGGAACGCCTGGAGAAGCGTTTCGGCACCAAGCCGCCCCTCTTCCGCCCGCCCTATGGCAACTACAACGACGACACGCTGAGGGCCGCCGCCGAGTGCGGCATCTCGCAGGTCGTGCTGTGGCGGGCGTCGATGCAGATCAAGGACTTCCAGTACGCCGAGGGCTCCGGCCTCAAACCCGGCGACATCGTCCTCGCCCACTTCCGCGGCCCCGCCGAGCTCAAGGGCGCCACCGAGGTCCAGATGACCGCGAACATGCTGCGGAGCATCCAGGAGCAGGGCTTCCGCATAGGCCGTCTGGAGGACTACCTCTGAGGCCCTGACGGTCCCGGCCCGCACGGCCCCTGCGGCTCCCCGGCCTGCGGCCCGGTGCGGACGGCCGCCCGGACCCGGTGCGGGCGGAAGAGGCCCGGGATCCCCGCGCCTCCGGGCTGCCGGGTCAGCGGCCCGGCACCGCCGGGGCCGGGCGCGCGTACGCCGGCGCGGCGGACGGCGCCGGGGCGCGCCGGTCGGCCTCGCGCAGCCGCTCCGCGCTGTCGCTGATCCGCAGCAGCAGCGCGACCATGATCCAGTTGGCCAGCAGCGACGAGCCGCCCTTCGCCAGGAACGGCAGCGCCTTGCCGGTCAGCGGGATCAGCCCGGTCACACCCCCCGCCACGACGAACACCTGGAGCGCCAGCGCCGCCGACAGGCCCACCGCCAGCAGCTTGCCGAACGGGTCGCGGGCGCCGAGCGCCATCCGCAGCCCCCGCTGCACGAGGAGGGCGTACAGCAGCAGGACGGCCATGACGCCCGCGAGGCCGAGCTCCTCGCCGACGGTGGTGAGGATGAAGTCGCTGCGGCCGGCGAACTTGATCAGCTCGGGGTGGCCGAGGCCCAGCCCCGTCCCCGACATGCCGCCGCTGCCGAAGCCGAACAGTGCCTGCGCCGCCTGGTCCGAGGTCACGCCCGGCGGCCGCTGCTCCCGGTAGTACGACAGCGGGTCCAGCCAGGCCGCCACCCGCGCCTTGACGTGCGGCTCGGCCGAGCCGACCGCGAAGGCGCCGCCCGCGGCCATGACCAGGCCGCACACGATCCATCCGGTGCGCTCGGTGGCCACGTACAGCATGACCACGAAGACGCCGAAGAAGATCAGCGAGGTCCCGAGGTCGCGCTCGAAGACCAGGACGAGCAGCGAGAGGACCCACACCGTGGCGATCGGGCCGAGCTGCCGCATCGGCGGCAGCTGCATGCCGAGGAACCGGCGGCCCGTCAGCGCCAGCGATTCCCGGTGGACCACCAGGTAGCCCGCGAAGAACACCGCGATCATGATCTTCACGAACTCGCCGGGCTGCACCGACAGCCCGCCGACGACGATCCACCGCTTGGCGCCGTACGTGTCCGCCGGGGAGAAGGCCGGCGCGGCCAGCAGCACCAGCGCCGCCGCCATGGTGAGGTAGATGAACCGCTGGAGCCGGCGGTGGTCGCGCAGCAGGGCCAGTACCAGCAGGCAGGCCGCCACCCCGACGACCGTCCACACGAGCTGGCCGGGCGCGTACGCGTCGCCCCCGTACTGCTCGATGTACGCGTGGTCGAGCCGGTGCAGCAGCACCAGCCCGAGCCCGGTCAGCAGCAGGGCCAGGGGCAGGACGAGCGGATCGGCGTACGCCGCGAACCGGCGCACGCCCAGGTGGGCGGCGAGGGCGAGCAGGCTCATGCTGGCCGCGAAGTCGGCCAGGCTCGCCGGGAGTACGCCGTTCAGCGCGAGGCCGGCGCTCGCGTGGCCGAGGACGGTGATGCCGACGGTGAGAGCGAGCAGCAGGGCCTCGGTGCGCCGGCGCGCGCCCGCCGGCGTGAGGGGCTTCAGGCCCCGCACGGCGCGCCGGGGCCGGCCGGAGTGATCTCGTCCGCATTCGGGCGCTTTATCTTCATATCTTCTACGACGTCCCCGGCCGCCCAGGGGTTGCCCCGAACCGCTGCGAGGAGGCGCGGTATTCGGCCCAGGAGTGGCCGGAAGGTGTACGACGGCGGAGCGTGTTGGCACTCCGCTTGACCGAGTGCTAATCGCCGGAATAGTCTCGCACCTGGCACTCGCCCCCGGTGAGTGCCAACACAGCGACGGGCAGGTCCGGCACCCGCGACGACGGATCCACCTGGTCGCCACCTCAGACAGTTAACCCCGTGAGATCTCCGAAGGGGGAGGTCGGATCGTGACGACCGCCAGCTCCAAGGTTGCCATCAAGCCGCTTGAGGACCGCATCG
Coding sequences within:
- a CDS encoding class I SAM-dependent methyltransferase, which produces MTPEDFAALLTPEGRTLLDSLRDYDPGKELAVATRLRRDHPAPLVSAALGQARLRQRAVAKFGAEDAFRMYFTPGGAEMATRASVAAYRAGRLAALGVRSVADLCCGIGGDALALARRGIRVLAVDRDPLTAAVARANAAALGLADLVEVREEDVAAVDTSGYDAVFVDPARRGGRGRVFDPEAYSPPLSWAARAAAAAPCGAVKIAPGIPHEAVPAGAEAEWISDHGDVKEAVLWFGTAAEGAAGAAPGAGPAVRATLLPGPRSLHAAGPLPPPPVGPVGRYLYEPDGAVIRSHLVAEVAGRLGGRLIDPTIAYVTADELRATPYATAYEITDVLPFGLKTLKALLRERGVGTLTVKKRGSAIEPEELRRKVKPQGPSAATVFLTRVAGAPSMLIGAPAAAV
- a CDS encoding FtsW/RodA/SpoVE family cell cycle protein, with the protein product MRGLKPLTPAGARRRTEALLLALTVGITVLGHASAGLALNGVLPASLADFAASMSLLALAAHLGVRRFAAYADPLVLPLALLLTGLGLVLLHRLDHAYIEQYGGDAYAPGQLVWTVVGVAACLLVLALLRDHRRLQRFIYLTMAAALVLLAAPAFSPADTYGAKRWIVVGGLSVQPGEFVKIMIAVFFAGYLVVHRESLALTGRRFLGMQLPPMRQLGPIATVWVLSLLVLVFERDLGTSLIFFGVFVVMLYVATERTGWIVCGLVMAAGGAFAVGSAEPHVKARVAAWLDPLSYYREQRPPGVTSDQAAQALFGFGSGGMSGTGLGLGHPELIKFAGRSDFILTTVGEELGLAGVMAVLLLYALLVQRGLRMALGARDPFGKLLAVGLSAALALQVFVVAGGVTGLIPLTGKALPFLAKGGSSLLANWIMVALLLRISDSAERLREADRRAPAPSAAPAYARPAPAVPGR
- a CDS encoding polysaccharide deacetylase family protein, which produces MKDARRLTAATLAAGALALSLAGCGNSVDPIERLGRNTARSESSAPAGDQGAGPGASSPSASAADGQAYRKWGLAAPLEYAPKPAQKPALPPGAPGKAQVVDRIPLPPGEKTVFLTFDDGAEKDPEFLKMAADLRLPISMFLTDSAASSDYGHFEKLRDNGSGSTVNNHTLTHPNLRTLPFAAQKKEICGQQERLEKRFGTKPPLFRPPYGNYNDDTLRAAAECGISQVVLWRASMQIKDFQYAEGSGLKPGDIVLAHFRGPAELKGATEVQMTANMLRSIQEQGFRIGRLEDYL
- a CDS encoding polysaccharide deacetylase family protein encodes the protein MQLVRQKEHKALHGRRSSAGPLGGRAGVAAAALLVAALGTACGSSKDSGAPAPAKSGKGAEAPGAAGAAGTYAEKQKAARLAVVAAAKKWKLDKPPLVAPPAPEEKPEITTRDGFEVDGHDELPPVFTTVPTEDKVVFLTIDDGAEKDPEFLRMMQELKIPYTAFVSDYLIRDNYPYFKAMQAAGVTLNNHTLNHRYMPALSYEKQREEICGQQDTIQKTFGKRPTLFRPPYGNYNEDTLRAAKSCGIKAVPLWNAEGFPNRMDYREWDRDLHPGDIILTHFRGSEDWKGTMPDMIRHVMKTVTDKGYAVARLEDYL